A part of Eubacterium sp. AB3007 genomic DNA contains:
- a CDS encoding ECF transporter S component gives MKRYNSDKRINTVVMTGLMMGLILVATSLFKVPVPLSQGYVHLGDGMIFLAVLLLGKRNGALAAGLGSALGDLLGGFALWVPFTFVIKFLMAYLMGVVIDLLEKHGHPLAEKFSVSSAEVLGMVLGSAEMCAGYFLVERVLYGNWAAAAVGIPWNIGQAVVGMIVAFVVAAALWKTPVKRFFLMR, from the coding sequence ATGAAGCGTTATAACAGTGATAAGAGAATAAACACCGTGGTCATGACGGGGCTGATGATGGGTCTGATCCTGGTGGCCACCAGCCTGTTCAAGGTTCCCGTACCGCTCAGTCAGGGCTACGTCCATCTGGGGGACGGCATGATTTTCCTGGCGGTGCTTCTGCTCGGGAAACGGAACGGTGCGCTGGCAGCGGGGCTGGGCTCTGCACTGGGAGACTTGCTGGGAGGCTTTGCCCTCTGGGTCCCCTTTACATTCGTGATCAAGTTCCTGATGGCCTACCTGATGGGGGTGGTGATCGACCTGCTAGAGAAGCACGGACACCCACTGGCAGAGAAGTTCAGTGTATCCAGCGCAGAAGTGCTGGGCATGGTACTGGGTAGCGCGGAGATGTGCGCCGGCTACTTCCTGGTGGAGCGGGTGCTGTACGGCAATTGGGCAGCGGCCGCCGTTGGGATCCCCTGGAACATTGGTCAGGCGGTCGTGGGCATGATCGTAGCCTTTGTGGTGGCTGCAGCCCTGTGGAAGACCCCGGTGAAAAGGTTTTTTCTGATGAGATAG
- a CDS encoding PLP-dependent aminotransferase family protein codes for MKPIALDIQHNSTTSLYIQLYDHLRQAIIQGEITAGERLPSLRRLAKDLGISVTTVSQAYDQLVVEGYLTSRPHSGYYAADLKVAGQIPETLETLITEPIDFDTDQIQKTEYRYDTASFDFVKWKKCLSAVLNEHAHLLLSESDPQGEPALRHEIARYVYTARGVLCAPEQVVIAAGTQQLTGHLIRILRKMRIDHISTEDPGYLPVQNIFRDHEFSITRIPVRQDGILIERLPMNIASAVYLSPSNQFPTGSVMPVGRRYQLLEWAEANDSLILEDDYDSELRYFGKPIPPLASLDKAGRVVYFGSFSSTLFPAIKISYIILPKAMAKIFSRIKRDYDQTCSKEEQLALAMFMEKGYYYTNIKKLRSLCAQKLQAALTALSEYATGFVTPMNTHSGINLTLRVQTYIAPDELCRRAAELGLYLVPVASLTDQTTAELIFYYNRVPIGDIGPCVKAMIDAWR; via the coding sequence ATGAAGCCAATTGCACTGGATATTCAGCACAATTCCACCACATCACTTTACATACAGTTATATGACCACCTCCGGCAAGCCATCATTCAAGGAGAGATCACTGCCGGCGAGCGGCTCCCTTCTCTGCGCCGTCTGGCTAAGGATCTGGGCATCAGCGTCACCACCGTCAGCCAGGCCTACGACCAGCTGGTGGTAGAGGGGTATCTGACCAGCCGGCCCCACTCCGGATACTACGCCGCCGACCTGAAGGTAGCCGGTCAGATCCCGGAGACACTGGAAACGCTGATCACAGAGCCCATAGACTTCGACACCGATCAGATCCAGAAGACAGAATACCGGTACGACACAGCCTCCTTCGATTTCGTCAAGTGGAAGAAGTGCCTGTCCGCCGTTCTGAACGAGCACGCTCACCTGCTCCTGTCCGAAAGCGATCCCCAGGGGGAGCCTGCCCTTCGCCACGAGATCGCACGGTATGTATATACGGCGCGGGGCGTGCTTTGTGCCCCGGAACAGGTGGTCATCGCCGCGGGGACCCAGCAGCTCACCGGTCACCTGATCCGCATCCTCAGGAAGATGCGCATCGACCACATCTCCACCGAAGATCCGGGGTATCTGCCAGTGCAGAACATCTTTCGCGACCACGAGTTCTCCATCACCAGGATCCCCGTGCGCCAGGACGGTATCCTGATCGAACGTCTTCCCATGAACATCGCCTCCGCCGTCTACCTGAGCCCCTCCAACCAGTTCCCCACCGGCTCCGTCATGCCTGTGGGGCGGCGCTACCAGCTGCTGGAGTGGGCAGAGGCCAACGACAGCCTGATCCTGGAGGACGACTACGACAGCGAACTGAGGTACTTCGGCAAGCCTATCCCGCCCCTGGCCAGCCTGGACAAAGCCGGGCGCGTGGTGTACTTCGGGTCTTTCTCCTCCACCCTTTTCCCGGCCATCAAGATCAGCTACATAATCCTGCCGAAGGCCATGGCGAAGATCTTCAGCCGCATCAAGCGGGATTACGACCAGACCTGCTCCAAGGAGGAGCAGCTGGCCCTGGCCATGTTCATGGAGAAGGGGTACTACTATACCAACATAAAAAAACTGCGCAGCCTGTGCGCCCAAAAGCTACAGGCTGCGCTCACCGCGCTGTCGGAATATGCAACAGGGTTCGTGACCCCTATGAACACCCACTCCGGCATCAATCTGACCCTGCGGGTCCAGACCTATATCGCGCCGGACGAGCTCTGCCGCCGGGCCGCTGAGCTAGGTCTCTATCTGGTTCCGGTGGCCAGCCTCACCGACCAGACCACTGCCGAGCTGATCTTCTACTACAACCGGGTCCCTATTGGAGACATCGGCCCCTGCGTGAAGGCCATGATCGACGCGTGGCGGTAG
- a CDS encoding RimK family alpha-L-glutamate ligase yields MKGWFLTAGKFEAATERLLSNVNVGDHTIEIIDCGKAAYEIDNGLPSRIWVNGKEETPPDFFYIADSDGENGVVFPFARQLEQLGSFNYNPIEAKKAAMSKIETYQILAKEGIPVVKTLVFRESMSKDLILSEIGLPLIMKPDDGFGGIGVELIKTEEELEKTMEKLAGSQSRMLIQKYVASSKGRDVRVLTIGFEAVFAAQRKASDPNEFRSNLHVGGTTEEYPLTEEMKELCHKVSKAIGLRMAGIDLLFGENGFVVGEVNSSAGFDSWLGKKDLVSVFLKDLKRQMMKRPLAHWRTLQLKEAAKRTQLPKLLMGLDDYGFLKATEALFADCKGTQELVLFEILNACKDTEFGKEHGFGEIQSLEDFREKVKLSDWADYATYSERLQAGESDLLFPGKANFFYRTSGTTASYKFIPESEREAAARQVISRARITEIFMMTSPEVATRVFAFFNKPSLDVTSGGIPCGTASGRSSELANPELVKHLTYVPQVVNEFEGDELLYVMLRCSLVYNDVTALLGNNAKMMKNLCDYAVLHAEELIEDIRNGGIRYDMSDGLKDMLKYQLAPNPERADELLKLKEEGRFIPRYYWPNLMAAGFWLGGSVGVHVSEVRKLLPEKTRYIDVGYGASETKFNIPTKPETPAGALSSFTCFYEFIPEEGGEPLFAWELEDQKNYELVLTTNAGLYRYRLKDLVHVDGFTGNTPNIYFVTKLTDVANLAQEKIPGSMLAEAISEICEEEGVGCQIAQVYPDPEKMSYVICLEPDKAPADEKAFADALDKGLCEKLVQYATYRKKLLNACGLRLMEEGWGAQLMKKYAKGNATVAQVKVPVVIDKLP; encoded by the coding sequence ATGAAAGGTTGGTTTTTGACAGCAGGGAAATTTGAAGCTGCGACAGAGAGACTTCTCAGCAATGTAAATGTAGGTGATCATACCATAGAGATCATTGACTGCGGGAAAGCTGCGTACGAAATCGACAACGGACTTCCCTCCAGGATTTGGGTCAACGGGAAGGAAGAGACTCCTCCTGACTTTTTCTACATTGCTGATTCCGACGGCGAAAACGGAGTGGTATTTCCTTTTGCGCGGCAACTGGAACAGTTGGGATCGTTCAACTATAATCCCATAGAGGCAAAAAAAGCGGCTATGAGCAAGATCGAGACGTATCAGATCCTTGCCAAGGAAGGCATTCCAGTCGTAAAGACCCTTGTTTTCAGGGAGAGTATGAGCAAGGATCTCATTCTCTCGGAGATCGGTCTTCCGCTGATCATGAAGCCGGATGATGGATTCGGAGGGATCGGCGTCGAGTTGATAAAAACGGAAGAAGAACTGGAGAAGACGATGGAGAAATTGGCCGGCTCCCAGTCCAGAATGCTGATCCAGAAATATGTGGCCTCCTCAAAAGGCAGGGATGTGAGAGTCCTGACGATCGGTTTTGAAGCCGTGTTTGCCGCACAGCGGAAGGCATCCGATCCCAATGAATTCCGATCCAATCTGCATGTTGGCGGCACCACTGAGGAGTATCCGCTGACAGAGGAAATGAAAGAACTTTGCCACAAGGTTTCGAAGGCGATTGGCCTGCGTATGGCAGGGATCGATCTTCTCTTCGGAGAAAACGGCTTTGTAGTAGGAGAGGTGAATTCCTCTGCAGGGTTCGATTCCTGGCTTGGAAAAAAAGATCTTGTATCGGTCTTTCTGAAGGATCTGAAGAGACAGATGATGAAGCGGCCGCTTGCCCACTGGAGGACACTACAACTGAAGGAGGCGGCAAAGCGTACGCAGCTGCCAAAGCTCCTCATGGGTCTTGACGACTACGGATTCCTGAAAGCGACAGAAGCGCTTTTCGCCGACTGCAAAGGCACCCAGGAGCTTGTCCTCTTCGAGATCCTGAACGCCTGCAAGGACACAGAATTCGGTAAAGAACATGGCTTTGGAGAGATCCAGTCTCTGGAGGACTTCAGAGAAAAGGTAAAACTTTCGGACTGGGCTGATTATGCCACCTATTCCGAAAGGCTTCAGGCCGGTGAGAGTGATCTTCTGTTCCCCGGAAAAGCGAACTTTTTTTACCGTACTTCCGGAACCACTGCAAGCTACAAATTCATTCCGGAAAGCGAACGGGAAGCAGCAGCGAGACAAGTTATCTCAAGAGCCAGAATCACGGAGATTTTCATGATGACCTCTCCTGAGGTGGCGACCAGAGTATTCGCGTTTTTCAATAAGCCGTCTCTTGACGTGACCAGCGGCGGAATCCCATGCGGTACCGCGTCCGGCAGATCATCAGAGCTTGCAAACCCGGAGCTAGTCAAACATCTAACCTATGTGCCGCAGGTGGTCAATGAGTTTGAAGGCGATGAACTTCTGTATGTTATGCTTCGCTGCTCCCTCGTCTATAATGACGTGACCGCTCTGCTTGGAAATAACGCAAAGATGATGAAGAACCTGTGTGACTATGCGGTACTCCACGCGGAGGAACTGATCGAAGATATCCGAAACGGTGGAATCAGGTACGATATGTCCGACGGGTTGAAGGACATGTTGAAATATCAGCTTGCGCCTAATCCAGAAAGAGCAGATGAGCTGCTGAAACTGAAGGAGGAAGGGCGGTTTATCCCTCGGTACTACTGGCCGAATCTTATGGCGGCAGGTTTCTGGCTCGGAGGAAGCGTTGGCGTACATGTCTCTGAAGTACGGAAATTACTTCCCGAAAAGACCAGATACATCGATGTGGGATACGGTGCCAGCGAGACCAAGTTCAATATTCCAACGAAACCGGAGACCCCGGCGGGCGCGCTATCCTCGTTCACGTGCTTCTATGAGTTCATCCCCGAAGAGGGGGGCGAGCCACTCTTTGCCTGGGAACTGGAAGATCAGAAGAATTACGAGCTTGTACTGACTACAAACGCGGGTTTGTATCGGTATCGTCTGAAGGATCTGGTGCATGTAGACGGGTTTACCGGAAACACGCCCAACATATACTTTGTCACAAAACTGACGGATGTAGCAAATCTGGCGCAGGAGAAGATCCCGGGGTCCATGCTTGCGGAAGCGATCTCGGAAATATGCGAAGAAGAGGGCGTGGGCTGTCAGATCGCTCAGGTGTATCCGGATCCGGAGAAGATGAGTTATGTGATCTGCCTTGAGCCCGACAAAGCACCTGCCGATGAGAAAGCTTTTGCCGATGCGTTGGATAAGGGTCTGTGTGAAAAACTCGTTCAGTATGCCACCTACAGAAAGAAACTCCTTAACGCATGCGGCCTAAGGCTCATGGAAGAGGGCTGGGGGGCGCAGCTCATGAAAAAATACGCCAAGGGAAACGCAACAGTGGCGCAGGTCAAGGTCCCGGTCGTTATCGACAAGCTCCCATAA
- a CDS encoding ABC transporter ATP-binding protein has translation MKKEKKKGGRGSFMRLMRYMAGSRRLVVLVVFMLIFSTVFDIFAPKVIESITDSLAPLEGSFFSMYEILPRLGVLVGMYILSGICLYLSRRSLVKIAENTAFSLRQKLQKKLQVLPLSFLDSQKRGDVLARLTSDMVTLTNVIQTNLSTLFTKVLTIVGILVMMLLTNVWLALIFFVMIPLSYTAIRIITGATRKLFKSQQEAVGELNGHIEEMISGHDVMRAFNYEETAYDTMETINKKFFRTYLSSRTWSGLITPVTTLLNNLVYIAVCVLGGLLSIKGVVTLGALTAFLIYAYNISSPINTFSTMLNQVQAGLAAADRIFKLIDEENESEDNEEPQEISGVADGAVAFEHVSFGYVPDKILMKDVSFRAEPGQVFAIVGPSGAGKTTLVNLLMRFYEINGGNITLDGLDTAKMTRAGLRSHMGMVLQDTWLFSGTVHENIAYGRPEATREEVIEAAKKAQCHSFIQKLPQGYDTEINDETGALSVGEKQLLSIARVVLADPEILILDEATSNIDTRTEVMITAAMNDMMKGHTTFMIAHRLFTIKNADCIIFMVDGDIKEVGTHEQLMARKGYYAELYNSSYA, from the coding sequence ATGAAAAAAGAAAAAAAGAAAGGCGGTCGAGGATCCTTCATGCGGCTCATGAGATACATGGCAGGAAGCCGCCGTCTTGTGGTGCTGGTCGTCTTTATGCTGATCTTCAGTACAGTGTTTGACATATTTGCCCCGAAGGTTATCGAGAGCATCACGGACAGTTTGGCGCCTTTGGAGGGGAGTTTCTTTTCCATGTATGAGATACTTCCCCGCCTTGGCGTTCTCGTAGGAATGTACATTCTGAGCGGCATCTGTCTGTACCTCTCCAGACGCAGCCTCGTGAAGATCGCGGAGAATACTGCTTTCAGCCTCAGGCAGAAGCTCCAGAAAAAACTGCAGGTACTACCGCTGTCCTTCCTGGACTCACAGAAGAGGGGGGATGTGCTGGCAAGGCTCACCAGCGATATGGTAACACTGACGAATGTGATTCAGACCAATCTGTCGACCCTGTTCACAAAAGTACTTACCATCGTGGGAATACTGGTAATGATGCTGCTGACCAATGTCTGGCTTGCGCTGATCTTTTTCGTAATGATCCCATTAAGTTACACTGCGATCCGCATCATTACAGGTGCTACGAGAAAACTATTCAAAAGCCAACAGGAAGCAGTGGGAGAATTGAACGGCCACATCGAGGAGATGATTTCCGGCCATGATGTCATGAGGGCATTCAACTACGAAGAGACAGCCTATGACACCATGGAGACGATCAACAAGAAATTCTTCCGGACATATTTGTCATCGAGAACCTGGTCGGGGCTGATCACTCCGGTGACGACACTTCTCAACAATCTGGTGTACATCGCGGTGTGCGTGCTCGGCGGGCTGTTGAGCATTAAGGGCGTGGTCACACTGGGGGCGCTGACCGCTTTTCTGATCTACGCCTACAATATTTCCAGCCCGATCAATACTTTTTCGACAATGCTCAATCAGGTGCAGGCGGGGCTGGCTGCAGCGGACCGGATTTTCAAACTCATCGATGAGGAAAACGAGTCTGAGGACAACGAGGAACCGCAGGAGATCTCTGGGGTTGCCGATGGAGCGGTGGCCTTTGAGCATGTCAGTTTCGGTTACGTTCCGGACAAGATTCTCATGAAGGATGTCAGTTTCAGGGCGGAGCCGGGACAAGTGTTCGCCATTGTCGGTCCATCCGGAGCAGGCAAGACGACACTGGTGAACTTGCTGATGCGGTTTTATGAAATCAACGGAGGTAACATCACTCTGGACGGCCTGGATACGGCAAAAATGACCCGGGCCGGACTACGAAGCCATATGGGAATGGTGCTCCAGGACACCTGGCTGTTCTCAGGGACGGTTCATGAGAATATCGCCTATGGCAGGCCGGAAGCGACCAGGGAGGAGGTCATCGAAGCAGCGAAGAAGGCACAATGCCACAGTTTCATCCAGAAACTTCCTCAGGGCTATGACACTGAGATCAATGATGAGACGGGAGCTCTGAGCGTCGGCGAAAAACAGCTCCTGTCTATAGCAAGGGTTGTTCTTGCCGATCCGGAGATCCTGATACTCGATGAGGCGACCTCCAATATCGACACGAGGACAGAGGTGATGATCACAGCGGCCATGAATGACATGATGAAGGGGCATACGACCTTCATGATTGCCCACAGGCTTTTTACCATCAAAAATGCGGATTGCATCATCTTCATGGTAGACGGAGATATAAAAGAAGTTGGAACCCATGAACAACTGATGGCCCGGAAGGGCTACTATGCGGAACTGTACAATAGCTCATACGCATAA
- a CDS encoding ABC transporter ATP-binding protein, producing MFVLFGRYLKNYWKQMFLVFIFVLGQAYTQTSLPDYFNRILKKGIANADMDYVWQMGIQMLIMTFTMGVLMVLAGRFSAYVTASFTTRIRADLFAKVQTFSDLDYQRFNRETLLTRATSDTTQMQMVVINMLRNALLVPFVAVFTFVRCIFLNASLSLIIAGTFILCAFIVIRRNRKSMPKFASLQAKTDRGSVLMNEKLTGMRTIRAFGMKDYEVEKLSKANEDIRDQAIDAGVYIALLVPLVHVIMNLTIALILFVGTWEMRETIVSLADLLTYIQYSTMLAGGFATVMAIVNALPKCEVSAKRIIEVLDYEAESYSTDEYSRAKGSVGDSHVSGSAEGQIRFENVSFGYNGAHDMVLDNINITFPAGKTTAIVGATGSGKTTLLKLLLRFFDTRYFGSVFIDGTDTRDMPVKELRNMISYAPQKAHLFAGTIESNLRVASPDATDEEIRKACDMAMVTEFMDKGNEGPSKAVTQGGANLSGGQRQRVSIARAFVKKAPVYLLDDTFSALDFKTDAAVRAAMREELAGKTIIIVAQRINTIMNADQIVVMDQGRITACGTHEELLETSDIYREIFRTQTSDEGEEAQA from the coding sequence TTGTTTGTACTATTTGGAAGATATCTGAAAAACTACTGGAAGCAGATGTTTTTGGTATTCATATTTGTCCTTGGGCAGGCCTATACCCAAACCAGCCTTCCTGATTATTTCAATCGTATCCTCAAGAAAGGCATCGCGAATGCAGATATGGATTATGTCTGGCAAATGGGGATCCAGATGCTCATCATGACGTTCACCATGGGTGTCCTCATGGTTCTTGCCGGAAGGTTCTCTGCCTATGTGACCGCCAGTTTTACCACGAGGATACGGGCGGACCTGTTTGCTAAGGTGCAGACTTTTTCGGATCTCGATTATCAGCGGTTCAACCGGGAGACGCTGCTCACCCGGGCGACCAGCGATACGACACAGATGCAGATGGTTGTGATCAATATGCTGCGGAACGCCCTTCTGGTTCCTTTTGTGGCCGTTTTTACATTTGTTCGATGCATATTTCTCAACGCGTCCCTTTCGCTGATCATCGCCGGGACCTTCATTCTATGTGCTTTCATAGTGATACGGCGAAATAGAAAGAGCATGCCGAAGTTCGCGTCATTGCAGGCGAAGACCGATCGGGGAAGTGTGCTCATGAATGAGAAACTGACCGGCATGCGCACCATTCGCGCCTTTGGTATGAAGGACTACGAAGTCGAGAAGCTGTCAAAGGCAAATGAGGACATACGAGATCAGGCCATTGATGCGGGGGTGTACATCGCGCTTTTGGTTCCGTTGGTCCATGTCATCATGAACCTCACGATTGCATTGATTCTGTTTGTCGGTACATGGGAGATGCGGGAGACGATCGTAAGTCTCGCAGATCTTCTGACGTATATCCAGTACAGCACCATGCTCGCAGGCGGGTTTGCCACGGTGATGGCCATTGTCAACGCGCTTCCAAAATGCGAAGTTTCGGCCAAGAGAATCATAGAGGTCCTGGATTATGAGGCGGAGAGTTATTCGACGGACGAATATAGCCGGGCGAAGGGAAGCGTCGGAGACAGTCACGTATCCGGTTCGGCAGAAGGGCAGATCCGTTTCGAAAACGTCAGTTTCGGATACAACGGTGCCCATGATATGGTTCTTGATAATATAAACATAACCTTCCCGGCGGGGAAGACCACCGCGATCGTAGGTGCGACGGGAAGCGGCAAAACAACGCTCCTGAAGTTGCTGCTGCGGTTCTTCGACACCAGGTATTTCGGTTCTGTGTTCATCGATGGAACCGATACCCGTGATATGCCGGTGAAGGAGCTCAGGAATATGATCTCCTATGCACCGCAGAAGGCGCACCTTTTTGCCGGCACGATCGAGAGCAATCTGAGGGTTGCCAGTCCTGACGCGACGGACGAGGAGATCAGAAAAGCCTGTGACATGGCAATGGTCACAGAATTTATGGATAAAGGCAATGAGGGGCCGTCCAAGGCAGTCACGCAGGGAGGCGCCAATCTCTCCGGAGGGCAGAGACAGCGAGTGTCCATTGCGAGAGCCTTTGTGAAAAAAGCTCCTGTTTATCTTCTGGATGACACATTTTCCGCACTCGATTTCAAGACGGATGCTGCGGTGAGAGCAGCAATGAGAGAAGAGCTGGCGGGTAAAACCATCATAATCGTCGCCCAGCGTATCAATACGATCATGAACGCGGATCAGATCGTCGTCATGGATCAGGGGAGGATCACCGCCTGCGGGACCCATGAAGAACTTCTGGAAACGAGTGATATCTACCGGGAAATCTTCCGCACGCAGACATCCGATGAAGGAGAGGAGGCGCAGGCATGA
- a CDS encoding RimK family alpha-L-glutamate ligase, protein MKVWFITGAIVQGDSIERALESGRELLRKYNIEAEHFRRNDIDYTVSSDGEPSLYAKGERVSPPDRFIFYGAFDAVMEGIEEALVAMGSVSVNPIESKRIAGNKLKTAHFLSREKIPQAKVMPVFRSTPVDIIETEVGIPCVVKPAVGFGGKGVELIQSRVEAQAFLDELPEIMSDGVMIAQPYIESSKGRDLRVLMVGKKPYAAFVRQAGDPEEFRSNIHQGGHYEDFKLTDEVISLCERTAKAIDLNLCGLDLLFGEDGFIVGEVNDSPGLETLIKKVGFERFLKALLSA, encoded by the coding sequence ATGAAAGTTTGGTTTATCACAGGTGCGATCGTTCAGGGAGATTCTATTGAAAGGGCACTGGAAAGCGGGCGCGAGCTCCTCAGGAAATATAACATCGAGGCCGAGCATTTCAGGAGAAATGACATTGATTACACGGTCTCATCAGACGGTGAGCCGTCGCTTTACGCGAAAGGAGAGAGAGTATCACCTCCTGACAGATTTATCTTTTACGGCGCATTCGATGCGGTGATGGAGGGGATCGAGGAAGCCTTGGTTGCCATGGGAAGCGTGTCGGTCAATCCCATCGAATCAAAGAGGATTGCCGGAAACAAATTAAAAACAGCACATTTTCTGTCCAGAGAGAAGATCCCCCAGGCGAAGGTGATGCCGGTATTCCGCTCAACGCCAGTGGACATCATAGAAACAGAAGTAGGAATCCCCTGCGTTGTGAAGCCGGCCGTCGGATTTGGCGGCAAGGGGGTTGAGCTGATCCAAAGCCGAGTGGAGGCGCAGGCGTTCCTTGACGAGCTTCCTGAGATAATGTCAGATGGAGTGATGATAGCGCAGCCCTACATAGAGAGTTCCAAGGGGAGAGATCTCAGGGTTCTGATGGTAGGCAAAAAGCCCTATGCCGCCTTTGTAAGACAGGCAGGGGATCCTGAGGAGTTCCGTTCGAATATTCATCAGGGAGGACACTACGAAGATTTCAAACTCACTGACGAAGTGATCTCTCTATGTGAAAGGACGGCAAAAGCAATCGATCTGAATCTGTGCGGTCTGGATCTTCTCTTCGGGGAAGATGGCTTCATCGTTGGTGAGGTGAATGACAGTCCGGGACTTGAGACACTGATTAAAAAGGTGGGATTCGAAAGATTCCTGAAAGCGCTGCTGAGTGCCTGA